A stretch of Helicobacter pylori DNA encodes these proteins:
- a CDS encoding type II toxin-antitoxin system mRNA interferase toxin, RelE/StbE family — MLKLNLKKSFQKDFDKLLLNGFDDSVLKEVILTLRKKEPLDPRFQDHALKGKWKPFRECHIKSDILLVYLVKDDELILLRLGSHSELF; from the coding sequence GTGTTGAAGCTCAATCTTAAAAAATCTTTTCAAAAAGATTTTGATAAATTGCTTTTGAATGGGTTTGATGATAGCGTTTTGAAGGAAGTCATTCTAACCTTAAGAAAAAAAGAACCGCTAGATCCACGATTTCAAGATCATGCCCTAAAAGGCAAGTGGAAACCTTTTAGGGAATGCCATATTAAATCCGACATTTTGCTTGTGTATTTAGTGAAAGATGATGAGCTGATTTTGTTAAGGTTAGGCAGTCATAGTGAGTTGTTTTAA
- a CDS encoding HP0895 family type II toxin-antitoxin system toxin has protein sequence MPNTTAKKDYTKYSEKQLFNLIHQLERKIKKMQNDRVSFKEKMAKELEKRDQNFKDKIDALNELLQKISQAFDDKRDCCFGHETPNTQTQQAMRDADNKETDLFVEDFSSYSNERKKALGVEAQS, from the coding sequence ATGCCTAACACCACCGCCAAAAAAGACTACACAAAATACAGCGAAAAACAGCTTTTTAATTTAATCCATCAATTAGAGCGAAAAATCAAAAAGATGCAAAATGATAGAGTTTCTTTTAAAGAAAAAATGGCTAAAGAATTGGAAAAAAGGGATCAAAACTTTAAGGATAAAATAGACGCATTAAATGAACTCTTGCAAAAAATCAGCCAAGCTTTTGATGATAAAAGAGATTGTTGTTTTGGGCATGAAACCCCAAACACTCAAACGCAACAAGCCATGAGAGATGCGGATAACAAAGAAACAGATTTGTTCGTTGAGGATTTTTCTAGTTATAGCAATGAGAGAAAAAAGGCTTTAGGTGTTGAAGCTCAATCTTAA
- the hopJ gene encoding Hop family outer membrane protein HopJ/HopK, which produces MAEENGAYASVGFEYSISHAVEHNNPFLNQERIQIISNAQNQIHKLNQVKNEITSMPNTFEYINNALKNHAKLTPTEMQAEQYYLQSTLQNIEKIVMLSGGIASNPQLAQALEKMQEPITNPLEFEENLRNLESQFTQSQNRMLSSLSSQIAQISNSLNALDPSSYSKNISSMYGVSLSVGYKHFFTKKKNQGFRYYLFYDYGYTNFGFVGNGFDGLGKMNNHLYGLGIDYLYNFIDNAKKHSSVGFYVGFALAGSSWVGSGLGMWVSQTDFINNYLTNYQAKMHTSFFQIPLNFGVRVNVNRHNGFEMGLKIPLAINSFYETHGKGLNTSLFFKRLVVFNVSYVYSF; this is translated from the coding sequence ATCGCTGAAGAAAATGGGGCGTATGCGAGCGTGGGGTTTGAATATTCTATCAGTCATGCCGTTGAACACAATAACCCTTTTTTAAATCAAGAACGCATCCAAATCATTTCTAACGCTCAAAATCAAATCCATAAACTCAATCAAGTCAAAAACGAAATCACAAGCATGCCCAACACCTTTGAATATATTAACAACGCTTTAAAAAACCATGCTAAATTAACCCCCACTGAAATGCAAGCCGAACAATACTACCTCCAATCCACCCTTCAAAACATTGAAAAAATAGTCATGCTTAGCGGTGGAATTGCATCTAACCCACAATTAGCCCAAGCGTTAGAAAAAATGCAAGAACCCATTACTAACCCTTTAGAGTTTGAAGAAAACTTAAGAAATTTAGAATCGCAATTCACTCAATCTCAAAACCGCATGCTTTCTTCTTTATCTTCTCAAATCGCTCAAATTTCAAATTCCTTAAACGCGCTTGATCCTAGCTCTTATTCTAAAAACATTTCAAGCATGTATGGGGTGAGTTTGAGCGTAGGGTATAAGCATTTCTTTACCAAGAAAAAAAATCAAGGGTTTCGCTATTACTTGTTCTATGACTATGGTTACACTAACTTTGGTTTTGTGGGTAACGGCTTTGATGGTTTGGGCAAAATGAATAACCATCTCTATGGGCTTGGGATAGATTATCTTTATAATTTCATTGATAACGCAAAAAAACATTCGAGCGTGGGTTTTTATGTGGGCTTTGCTTTAGCGGGGAGTTCGTGGGTAGGGAGTGGTTTAGGCATGTGGGTGAGCCAAACGGATTTTATCAACAATTACTTGACCAATTATCAAGCTAAAATGCACACGAGTTTTTTCCAAATCCCTTTGAATTTTGGGGTTCGTGTGAATGTCAATAGGCACAATGGCTTTGAAATGGGCTTAAAGATCCCTTTAGCAATCAATTCCTTTTATGAAACGCATGGCAAAGGGCTAAACACTTCCCTCTTTTTCAAACGCCTTGTAGTGTTTAATGTGAGTTATGTTTATAGTTTTTAG